ATTTGCCAAAAACGAGCTTGTCGATAGCATTGTATCTATTTTAAATGTTCCATTGCTTCAAAGTTCGGCAAAATCACTTAGCGATATTATTGACAAGATTCCAGCTTTAAATGATAAGGATATCAATAAAACCGCTGCAAGAGAGGAATTTGCAAGCTCTCCTTTGTATTCAAATTCACTTGTGAGTAGTGATTTAAAAACTACTGCAATAATTTTAAATTTAAAGAGCGACGAGCAGTATAATAGTATATTAAATTCTAGAAATTTGCTTTTAAATAAAGAGTTAAACGGCACTATTAGTAGTGATGAAAAAAAACAGCTTAGGCTTATTAGCTCAGAGTTTAAAGCCTATCGTGATCAGCTTAGAGTAGTTGAGCAAAGAAGTGTAGAGCAGGTACGAGAGGCAATTAAAAAATTTAAAGATGATGAGAAGCTTTTTTTAGGCGGAGTTAATATGATTGCTAGTGACATGGTATCGTATGTGAAATCGGATCTTTATATATACGGTATTAGTGTTACTCTTTTGCTTATCTTTAGTCTTTGGCTGTTTTTTAGGCAGTTTCGTTGGATAGTTTTGCCTATATTTATCTGTATTATAAGTGTTATTTTTGCAACAGGCATTTTTGGCTTTTTGGGTTGGGAAATCACTGTAATATCCTCAAATTTCGTAGCGCTTCAGCTTATTATAACCATATCTGTAGTCATACATCTTATTGTAAGTTATAGGGAATTTTGTTTAACAAAACCCAAGTTAAACCAGCGTCAGCTAGTCTATATTACCTTAAGAGATAAGATAAATCCATCATTTTTTGCAATTTTTACTACCGTAATAGGCTTTTTATCCCTTGCATTTTCAGACATAAAGCCGGTTATTATGCTTGGAATTATGATGAGTAGTTCTATTTCGGTATCTTTTGTTTTGGCATTTTTAATATTTGGTTCGGTTGTTTCAAATTTAAAGAAACTTCAGCCTATTAGGACGTTTGAAGATAAATTTAGCTTTACTAAGATTTGTGCAAATTTTGCTATAAATTACAAATTCGCAGTTTATGGCATAAGTGCTCTTATGCTAGCTTTTGGAATTTATGGAATCTCAAAATTAAAAGTTGAAAATAGCTTTATTGAATATTTTAAGAGCTCTACTGAAATTTTTAAAGGCATGCAGGTAATTGACACAAAACTTGGTGGAACCGTGCCTGTAGATGTTTTGATAACTTTCAAAAAAGATGACCAAACTTGTGCTCCAAGTGAGATAAAAGACGAATTTGAGGCTGAATTTGAAGCTAGTGCAAATGATGCAAAATATTGGTTTAATAGCTATAAAATGGGAGTTGTAAAGAAGGTCCATGAGTATCTTGAGAATAAGGAATTTGTAGGCAAAGTTTCTAGTTTGGGCACTCTTTTAGATGTTATAGAAATTTTAAATAAGGGTGAGGCGGATGATTTTTTACTTAGCGTAATGTATGAACAGATGCCTCAAACTTATAAAAATATAATTTTAAGTCCTTTTGTAAGCATTGAGGATAATCAGGTACGATTTTCGCTTCGCACTATAGATTCGGATAAAAATTTAAGACGGGACGAGTTTTTAAAAGAGCTTAAAAATGATCTTTTAAAAATTACTGAAAATGATAATGTAAAAGTTGAGATAAGCGGTGCAATGGTGCTTTATAATAATATGCTTCAAAGTCTCATTTTTTCTCAAATCGACTCATTTGGCTTTGTTTTTTTGACTCTTTTTATAGTATTTTGCATTATCTTTAGAAGTATAAAGCTGGCTTTAATTAGTATAGTTGCCAATATAATTCCGCTTTGTATAGTGTTTGGAGTTATGGGAGTGGCGCAAATCCCACTTGACATCATGAGTATTACTATAGCTTCTATCAGTATAGGAATAGGGGTTGACGATATGATCCACTATATTCATAGATTTAAAATAGAAAACAGAATCAAGAGTGTTAAAGAGAGCATAAAAGCTTCTCACGCAAGCATAGGCTATGCTATGTATTACACATCTTTTGCTATATTTTTGGGCTTTAGCGTAATGGTTACTAGCAATTTTATCCCTACTATATATTTTGGAGTGTTAACCGATCTTGTTATGGCGATGATGCTACTTGGAGCGCTTATTTTGCTTCCTGCATTGATTCATAGTTTTTATGGCGAGAAATTAATTAAGCACTCTTAAAAAAGAGTATACGTCATAAACTCCATCTATATGCTTGGCATACCAGATGGCGTGTTTTTCTTGTTCTATACTTGTAATGATTCCGGTAAAAACTACATTGCATTGCACTACGCTTACTCTTATGCTAGTGCCACTTATTATACTATCTTTAAATAGGCTGTTTTTTAGAGCCAGCATTATACTCACATTGCTTTTGCACTCTTTTGCATCTTCTGGAAATCTTATGTATGTGTAAATTTTATTTACGCCTTCCGTGTTTTTAGCCAACTCTATAAGTTTCTCTTTGTGTTTTATATTTGGCACAACGCCTATTAAATATACATTTCCGTAAAAGCTTTCCACATCTATACTGATATTGCTAAGCCCTGAGCTTAATAGAATTTTGCTTTGAATTTTACTTTTTACAAATTTGTCTCTTGCGATTGAGTATATTCCTCTTTCGTCCTGAGATATGGCGTAAGCGTCATATATATTTACTCCTGTCATAGGAGAAACAGGGCTAGTAATCATCTCAACACAGCCGCTTAATAAAAATATAGGCAACAAAACAGTAATCTTTTTAAAAATTAGCCAAATATTCATAACTAACCTAAATGATTTTTGCATAAATACTATAAAAATCAAACTAAAATTTATATAAAATTTGATAAAATACTATTCTCATGGAGGATAAAGCGATCTGGTGGCGCTCGCGGACTTCAAATCCGATGGCGGGGCGGTTGACCGTTCTGCGGGGAGTTCGATTCTCTCATCCTCTCGCCATATTAAGTGTGGATTTTTTTATTCTCAATCAGTTTTTATTACCTCTTATATTAGATAAAAATAAAAAAAATGATACAATAATACTTATCTAGATAAAATTGGAAGGTTTTTATAAAGTATGATTTTTTCAAGCGGTAACAATAAAAGCTTGTCTTATAATATTTTAAATAGAGTTTATTTCGCAAATTTAATTACAATTATTGCAATATTTTGTATTATAGCTTTTGCTATAAATATTAAATTTAATGAAATTCGCGAAAATATGTTTTTAAGCAACCAAGAGCTTAGAAATATTATTTTAAATAATGTAAAAACTGTTAACGATGAGCTTACTCTTATTGGTAGATATGTAACATCAGATGATGCCAATATAAGAGCTATTCTTGAATATTCTATGTCTAATCACAAAAAATACTATGCTATGCATGTTGCCACTATTGATGGAGATATTGAAATTTCTGCTTTTTCTCACAGAGATGCAAATAAAGAGTATTTACATTTTTTTAAGACAAAACCATGGAAAGATAAATTTGTAAATGGATTTTTTAGGTCTCAATTTGACTTTCATCATGGCGATATTCCAACTAGATTTATTGTGAAAGATCTTGGAAATGGAAAAATTTTAATTGCAGAAGTTAAGTTAAATTATATATATGATGAGTTGTTGCATATGCAAAATTCAATTGGAGCAAACTCTTTTATTATAAATAAAGATGGAAGAATTTTATTTCATCAAGATATTGATCTGGTTCTTAAGCAAAAAGCAATATTTGATTTGTATAAAGTTAGTATTGATTACACTGAGAAAAATGATATTCAAATAAATTGGAGCCAGGAAAACTTTGATATTTATATGGTTGAATATATCCAGCAAGCTAGAGCAGCGGTTGTAACCTATCGCTCTATTGGTAATATTTTATATTCTAACTGGTTGTTTTTGAGTATATGTGTAGCATTTTTTACAATAGGACTCTTTTTGGTTTTTATAGATGTTAAGTTTGCTATAAATGGCATAATCAAGCCTATATTATTTATTAAAAGACTTATAAAAAAACTTGAAAAAGAGGAGAATATTAGTCAATATATAAGTACCGGATATATAAATGATTTTAATGAAATAGTTGATTCTGTTGTGCAAATTTACGAAAATTTTCAGAATAAAAAAACTAACTTTTTAGAATATGAGAAAAAATTTGGATATCTTTTTGAGCAAGGTCCTTTAATCATACTTTTGATTGATGCAAAAACTGGAGATATTATAGAAGCTAGCACAAAAGCCTTAGAATTTTATGGATTGTCTAGAGATGAAATTTTATGTAAAAAATTACAGGATCTCGATGCCAATAATACAGATGAAGCAAGCCTTATTACTTGTGACTATAGTGATAATACGGTAGCTTATGAGTCCAAGCATATAATTTCCAATGGAATCATAAAAGATGTTTTGATAAAAAAGAAAAATATAGAAGTAGATGATAATAAATTGGGTTTTTGTCTTATTAAAGATATTACTTGGGATAAAATAAATAAGAGAAATTTTGAAAGAGAAAATGAAGCTAATATATACTCTCCGATATTTAAGATATCATGGAAAAATGGTTTTATTGAAGATATTTTAAGTGTATCTATCAATACAGAGCTTATATTGGGCTATAAATCTGAGGAGATGCTTGGAGAAAATTTTAATTTTAAAGATATTGTGCATCCTGTAGATTTTGATAAATTTGTTAATGAATTTAATATTAAATTTAGGCTATTTAGTACCAATGTCATAAAACGAGACTATGAATTTTTATCACCTATAAGAATACTAAAGAAAAATTTAGAAATCATAACTTGTAATGTTTTTTTAAAATTTGTATCTAGTGATAATAAGAATGCAGATGAAGTTATAGGTTATTTTGTGGATAGTTCCATTATAGACAAAATGGATGCAAATCATAATTCTTTAACTAATATTTTGCATGATGATAATAAATATTTGATTGATAATTTTAAAGACAAATCAGATGCATATAAATATAAAAAAATAATTTCAAATTTATTCTCAAATTCTCAAGAAGCTATGGCTATAGTTGGTACTGATGCTAAATTTATAGATGTAAACGATGCTTTTGTTAAAATAACTGGATATTCCAAGGAAGAGGCTATAGGCAGCTCTTCAAATTTATTAAATTCAGGTACTCACGATAGTAAATTTTTTGCTAATTTATGGCGTAGTATTATAAATGAAGGATATTGGCGAGGTCATATATGGAATAAGAAGAAAGACGGTAAAAAGTATTTAGAGCTTCTAACCATCAGTACTGTTTATGCAGAAGATGGAAATATAGAAAATTTTATAGCTGTTTTTTCAGATATTTCGCATGCTCAAGAAAAAGAAGAAAACTTGGAGCAGATAGCCTATTATGATATTCTAACAAGACTGCCTAATAGATTTTTATTTTTAAAAAAATTAAATGACTCAATGATAAATACTGTAAGCACAAAGACTTCTATAGCTGTTGTATATATAGATATAGATGATTTTAAACCTATAAACGACTTGTATGGACACTCTGTAGGAGATAGATTGCTGGTTGCAATTTCAAAAAATATTAGTATTGCGCTCAAAGAAAATGATGTATTGGCAAGGATTGGCGGAGATGAATTTGTAGCTATTATAAATGATTTAACTTATAAAAATGAGATTAATGATATATTAGAAGATATATTAAGAGTAGCAAATAGGGATATTGTTATAAATAATAAACATTTAAGAGTTAGCGCTAGTGTTGGTGCGAGCCTATATCCTCAAAAGATCGAAATAGATCAAGATACTCTTATAGAGCAGGCCGATTGGGCTATGTATCAATCAAAACTATCAGGTAAAAATAAATACTACATATTTGACCCTGAAGCAGATAAGTATTTTAGGGATCAATATGCTTTATCTGATAGAATTTCTTCGAGTCTTTTAAATGATGAATTCTCTCTTTTGTATCAGCCTATATTAAATATAAGATCCAATAAGATAGTTGGGCTTGAAACATTTATAGCAAAAAAGACTGGATGTGCTATATTGTGTGAAGAAATTTTACCTCTTATAGGAAATGGTTATATATATGACGATTTGGTGCTTTGGAATATAGATAAGGCATTAAAAGATCAATCTTATATGCGTACAAAATATGGACTTGATTTAAATTTTAGCGTAAATGTAACATTAGAGCTTATCCATAGGTCCGATTTTATAAAGAAGTTTAAAAATATTGCTGAAAGTGGAATTTATAATAATCTACATGTGCTTGAATTTAATATTAAAGATTCTGCTTCTTTTAAACAACCTATTGATAGTGCTGAAATTTTGAATATATACAAAAAATATGGCGTGACTATTATTATTGATCAGTTTGGTTCAAAATCTACTTCTATTCAGGATTTAAAAAATATATATGCGGATAAAATAAAAGTTTCAAAATATTTAAGCCTTGGGGTTGTAAAGGAGGCTGATAGCTTGATTATATTAAAGTCAATCCTTACGCTATCTAATATATTTTTAAAAGATGTTATTGCTAAAGGTGTAGAGACTCATGATAGTATGTATTTGCTTATAAGAGCAGGGTATAGTAACCTTCAAGGTGGCTATATAGCTCCCCCTATGAAGCTTGAAAGTATTAAACATTGGTTTGCAACATATAAAATTCCAGACAAATTAAAGCATATAGAGGCTCTTAATGAAAGTGAGCTTGTATGGTGTAATTTGGCTGTTATGCATAAAGGCTGGATAAAGAATTTGCTTGATATGCTAAGTGCTTCTAATTTTCATAGATTTGATACAAAAGAATTCGCTAAAGAATATAGCAATTTGATGGTTGAGCCTTATAGAAGGCATATCTCAGATTTTTATAAACTGTCTATTCATGTTGAGACAACAGGTGTAATTATGCAAATTTTAGCAAATATAGAACAAGGCAAGAGTATATCAAAGCTTATTATTAAATTAAAAGAGAAGCGTGACAATATCTTGACTGTAGAATAAGGATTAAAAATTTATGGAATTTAAAAATTTTGACGGCAAAGTATATGAACATGAAATTCCTATTGGAAGCAGATTATACTTCGGAAAGATAGCGACCTTAAAAAGAGATATTGAAAATTTGGCTAGCAAAATTTTACTAGAAAATGGATTTCAGGAGATTGCAACTCCATATTTTTCATATCATCAGCACCTAAGTGTATCTCCAACCCAGTTACTTAGATTTAGTGATCATGCCAATAACCAAGTAAGTTTAAGAGCTGATAGTACCGTAGATGTCGTGAGAATAGTGCTTAGAAGGCTTAAAGATACTGAGCCAAAACGCTGGTTTTACATTCAGCCCGTTTTTAAATATCCTAGTAGTGAATTTTATCAAATAGGCGCAGAGCTGATAGGCGAAACAGATCTTGCCATAAGCGTAAAAATGGTTAAAAATTTATTTGATAAGTTAGGACTTAAGCCTCATCTTCAAATAAGTCATATAGAGATCCCTCGTATAGTTTGCAGGCTTTTAAATCTGCCTATATCCATCTTTGAGCATGGAGAGATAGAGAAAATTTTGAATCAAAAAGAGGAGTGGCTCAAAAAACTTGCTTTTGTAAATAGCGTAAAAGAGATAGATGAAATTTATAGTATTGTTCCAGATGAGCTAAAAGAGCCTCTTAGTGAGATAAAAAGAGTGGCAGAGCTGTCGCAATGCGAAAATTTAAGAAT
This Campylobacter sp. RM16192 DNA region includes the following protein-coding sequences:
- a CDS encoding efflux RND transporter permease subunit; the encoded protein is MKKIFKFIVFYPKQILSIVLALTVILGYFSTKLAVDASTETLLLEDDKDLALFRDVAKRYASPNYLVVAYTPKNDLLDDKTIEKIRLLSDEFAKNELVDSIVSILNVPLLQSSAKSLSDIIDKIPALNDKDINKTAAREEFASSPLYSNSLVSSDLKTTAIILNLKSDEQYNSILNSRNLLLNKELNGTISSDEKKQLRLISSEFKAYRDQLRVVEQRSVEQVREAIKKFKDDEKLFLGGVNMIASDMVSYVKSDLYIYGISVTLLLIFSLWLFFRQFRWIVLPIFICIISVIFATGIFGFLGWEITVISSNFVALQLIITISVVIHLIVSYREFCLTKPKLNQRQLVYITLRDKINPSFFAIFTTVIGFLSLAFSDIKPVIMLGIMMSSSISVSFVLAFLIFGSVVSNLKKLQPIRTFEDKFSFTKICANFAINYKFAVYGISALMLAFGIYGISKLKVENSFIEYFKSSTEIFKGMQVIDTKLGGTVPVDVLITFKKDDQTCAPSEIKDEFEAEFEASANDAKYWFNSYKMGVVKKVHEYLENKEFVGKVSSLGTLLDVIEILNKGEADDFLLSVMYEQMPQTYKNIILSPFVSIEDNQVRFSLRTIDSDKNLRRDEFLKELKNDLLKITENDNVKVEISGAMVLYNNMLQSLIFSQIDSFGFVFLTLFIVFCIIFRSIKLALISIVANIIPLCIVFGVMGVAQIPLDIMSITIASISIGIGVDDMIHYIHRFKIENRIKSVKESIKASHASIGYAMYYTSFAIFLGFSVMVTSNFIPTIYFGVLTDLVMAMMLLGALILLPALIHSFYGEKLIKHS
- a CDS encoding BON domain-containing protein, whose product is MNIWLIFKKITVLLPIFLLSGCVEMITSPVSPMTGVNIYDAYAISQDERGIYSIARDKFVKSKIQSKILLSSGLSNISIDVESFYGNVYLIGVVPNIKHKEKLIELAKNTEGVNKIYTYIRFPEDAKECKSNVSIMLALKNSLFKDSIISGTSIRVSVVQCNVVFTGIITSIEQEKHAIWYAKHIDGVYDVYSFLRVLN
- a CDS encoding sensor domain-containing protein — encoded protein: MIFSSGNNKSLSYNILNRVYFANLITIIAIFCIIAFAINIKFNEIRENMFLSNQELRNIILNNVKTVNDELTLIGRYVTSDDANIRAILEYSMSNHKKYYAMHVATIDGDIEISAFSHRDANKEYLHFFKTKPWKDKFVNGFFRSQFDFHHGDIPTRFIVKDLGNGKILIAEVKLNYIYDELLHMQNSIGANSFIINKDGRILFHQDIDLVLKQKAIFDLYKVSIDYTEKNDIQINWSQENFDIYMVEYIQQARAAVVTYRSIGNILYSNWLFLSICVAFFTIGLFLVFIDVKFAINGIIKPILFIKRLIKKLEKEENISQYISTGYINDFNEIVDSVVQIYENFQNKKTNFLEYEKKFGYLFEQGPLIILLIDAKTGDIIEASTKALEFYGLSRDEILCKKLQDLDANNTDEASLITCDYSDNTVAYESKHIISNGIIKDVLIKKKNIEVDDNKLGFCLIKDITWDKINKRNFERENEANIYSPIFKISWKNGFIEDILSVSINTELILGYKSEEMLGENFNFKDIVHPVDFDKFVNEFNIKFRLFSTNVIKRDYEFLSPIRILKKNLEIITCNVFLKFVSSDNKNADEVIGYFVDSSIIDKMDANHNSLTNILHDDNKYLIDNFKDKSDAYKYKKIISNLFSNSQEAMAIVGTDAKFIDVNDAFVKITGYSKEEAIGSSSNLLNSGTHDSKFFANLWRSIINEGYWRGHIWNKKKDGKKYLELLTISTVYAEDGNIENFIAVFSDISHAQEKEENLEQIAYYDILTRLPNRFLFLKKLNDSMINTVSTKTSIAVVYIDIDDFKPINDLYGHSVGDRLLVAISKNISIALKENDVLARIGGDEFVAIINDLTYKNEINDILEDILRVANRDIVINNKHLRVSASVGASLYPQKIEIDQDTLIEQADWAMYQSKLSGKNKYYIFDPEADKYFRDQYALSDRISSSLLNDEFSLLYQPILNIRSNKIVGLETFIAKKTGCAILCEEILPLIGNGYIYDDLVLWNIDKALKDQSYMRTKYGLDLNFSVNVTLELIHRSDFIKKFKNIAESGIYNNLHVLEFNIKDSASFKQPIDSAEILNIYKKYGVTIIIDQFGSKSTSIQDLKNIYADKIKVSKYLSLGVVKEADSLIILKSILTLSNIFLKDVIAKGVETHDSMYLLIRAGYSNLQGGYIAPPMKLESIKHWFATYKIPDKLKHIEALNESELVWCNLAVMHKGWIKNLLDMLSASNFHRFDTKEFAKEYSNLMVEPYRRHISDFYKLSIHVETTGVIMQILANIEQGKSISKLIIKLKEKRDNILTVE
- a CDS encoding ATP phosphoribosyltransferase regulatory subunit encodes the protein MEFKNFDGKVYEHEIPIGSRLYFGKIATLKRDIENLASKILLENGFQEIATPYFSYHQHLSVSPTQLLRFSDHANNQVSLRADSTVDVVRIVLRRLKDTEPKRWFYIQPVFKYPSSEFYQIGAELIGETDLAISVKMVKNLFDKLGLKPHLQISHIEIPRIVCRLLNLPISIFEHGEIEKILNQKEEWLKKLAFVNSVKEIDEIYSIVPDELKEPLSEIKRVAELSQCENLRIVPLYYSKMRYYDKLFFRFLSGNDILSGGGNYEIDGIKSSGFGVYVDALLENLKDKNI